The window CCGCTCTGCCGGACGCCGCGGAAGACGAACTCGCCCTCGAAACGGGCCTCCTTCGCCCGCAGCACGGTGCCGGCGGCCGTCACGTCGGAGATCTCGAAACGCTGGGCGGCGACCAGCCTGTCGAAGTCGATCAGCGGCGGCGGTTGCGGCCGGTCGCGCAGGGCCAGCAGGGCGGCCAGCAGGGCCTGCGCGCTCTGGCGCAACTCCGCGTCGCCCGCGGCCCCCGCCTCTGCCAAGCGGTCGGCCAGAGCAAGGCGGGGAGCCGCGCTCGCGGGGGCGGCCTCCAGCTCCAGCAGAGCCGGTTCGGCGGCGGCGAAGCGGTGGCGGACCACCGCCTTCAGCCGCGTGTAGGCGTCCTCGCCTGCCGCGGTGACGAAGCCGCTGCCTGCGATCCCGGCGATGGTGCTGGCTGCGGCGATGACCGACGCGATGATGGGATCCATGCCGAAAGCATCCTCCTGGTTGGAAAAGAGGATGCCCAGGCGTTCCGCGGCGTGCAAGCCCTTCGCCGGGCGGGAGCCTGCGGCGGCTTGACCGGACTGCACGTCATGAAATCATGATAAAAAGTCTTGTTAAAAAATCATGATACCATGCCATGAAGCCCTGCCCGCCTCACCCTCGCGGGATCAGCGGGTTGGCCGGGGAGGCTTCCAGGAAGGCGACGAACTCGTCGGTCAGGGAGCGGACGTTCAGGTCGGCATTGCTGTTCGGATTGACCTCGCCCGGTCCGTGGCCGGTGTAGGTCATCTCCTTCAGCAGCGAGCGCTCGATCAGTTCGGTGCGGAAGGCCGGGACGCCATGCTCGTCCAGCAGGCCGCGGGCATGGCGGTCGACGCGGGATTCGATGGCGGCCTGGGTGCGGACGATCACCACGCTGGAGGCCGGCGTGTGTTTCAGCACGCCCACGGAATCCGCCACCACCTTGAAGGTGCGCACCGTCTCCTTCACGTCCATGAAGGACTGCTGGGTCGGGATCAGCACCCCGTCGCTGACCGAGAAGGCGTAGAGCATGGTCAGGTTGCCGAAGCCGGCAAGGTCGATCAGCGTGTAGTCGAAGCTCGGCGCATTCTCCTGCACCGTCTGGCGGACATTCGATTCCGTGATCTCGTCCAGCACCCGCACGCCGGCATCGTTGCGCCGCCGCGCCCATTCGGCCAGATGCCGGTTGGGGTCGCAGTCGAGCAGAAGCACGCTCGCCTCGCGCCGGCGCAGTTCGGAGGTGAGCGCCATGACCAGACTGGTCTTGCCGACGCCGCCCTTGGTGGAGGCGAAACTGATGATCCGAGCCATGCGGTGGTTCCCGGTAGCAGGGGATGGAAAGCGGGCTGACCCGAGCGGGAGCTTCGCGGATTTACACGCAAGAACAGGAAAGATGGAAGTGGTTTCACGTCATGAAGAAGAAGCATGAAATCATGATTCATGAAGTCATGACTTGTTGTCATGCGCTCCTGCCGCCTGCCTGCCGCCTGCCTGCCGGTGAAGCCCGGTCCGGTTCAACCCGGCTTCACGTCAGCGGTGGTGCCGGCGCGGCGCTTCAGCCGGTGCACCGCATGCTGGCCGCCGCCGGTGGCGCGGACCGAATAGAAATAGGCGCTGTCGTCGGTCCAATAGCGGCCCTCGCCGTCGACCATCACCGTGCTGCTGTGGATGTCGGCCGGATAGATCGTCAGGCGTGGTGCCGCCTCCGCCGTGAAGCCGGCCAGATGCACGGCGGCGAGCGCCGCCTGGTCGAGGAACCAGACGGGCAGGCCGCGGTCGAGGAAATGGCGGATGTAGCGCCGGGTGAGGTCGAGGAAGCGCAGCGCCCCCGTGGTCGGCCGGATGTGCAGCACGTCGGCGTAGAGCAGGCTCCAGATGTCCAGCCGCTTCAGCGCATGGCTCATCATGCCGAGGTCCGAGCGGGCGGAGGTCGCCAGCAGCGGGTTCAGGTCGCGGATCGCCAGCAGGTCGACGTCCAGCATCAGCACCGGCCGCTGCCAGCGGACCAGCAGATCGGGCAGCACCAGGAAGCGGCTGCAGGCGTAATAGGTCTTGGCATTGTCGCCCAGCGGCGACAGGTCGATGGTCTCGCGCAGGACGATGAAGCGGTCGGCGCCGTGGGCGGCGGCCAGGGCGGCCACCGTCGCTTCCGCCTCGGCATCGGGATTGACCAGATGCAGGGCGATGGCGCAGTCCAGCCCGCTGTCCTCGGCGATGGACCGCACCATGGTCGGTAGGAACTTGCGCGCATAGACGGCGTCGCAGCAGGCATAGACCACCAGCGGCCGGGATGCTGCCCCGGCGCCTTCCTGGATGGTGGCGCGGATGCCGGCGGCGGGCGGTCCCGCGCGCAGGGCCTGCAGGAAGGCCGGATCGGTGCGGGTGACGGCGTCGCGCCCGCCATGGCGCTCCGCCGCCTGGGCGAACAGGGCGTCGGCCTCCTCCAGCCGGTGCTGCTCGGCGCACAGGCAGGCCAGCCGGCTCAGCGTGAAGGACACTTCCGGATAGAGCTCCAGCGCCCGGCGATAGGCCCGCTCGGCCCGCAGCGCCTGCCCGTCGCGGCGCAGCGCGTTGCCCAGCGCCACCAGCCCGACGCAGTCCTCGCGCCCCTGGAAGCGGCCGACATCGCCGGCCTCGCCCAGATGGGTCAGCAGCTGCCACAGGTTGGAGCGGCGGGTCGGATCCTGGGGCGTCAGCCGCCAGGCGGCGAGCGCATGGCCGGCCGCCGCCGCCATGTCCTGGCCGACCAGAAGTCTGGCGAGCGCATCGTGCGCCGCCGGCGCCTGCGGACCGGTGGGGGCCTGCTCCAGCAGCCGGAGGCAGAGCGTCCCGGCGGTCTCGCGGTTCCCCGCCCGTTCGGCGTCGAGCGCGTCCTGAAGGGTGGTGTCGGAGGCTTGTGGCATGGCGCGAACCGGTCGGCGGAAGGGGGCGGCGCTTCATCCCATGGCACCCCCATTGCTGGCAAGCGGAGCCTCCTGTCCTTCCCGGAGCGGTCTCCCGAGTCGGGGCCGCCGGTCCCGTGCATCCCCGTTTTCGGGTGGGGGCGACGCCTGGAAAAGGGTGCAGGCACCGGCTTGCGGAAAATGCATGGCCGGCAAAGCGGAAACCTGGCTGTTTTGCAAGAACGCGCTTGAACAAACGGGCAAATATCATCAACTGTTGCTATGGACCCGGGAAAGGGTTCCAGCCGAAACTGTGCCGCGCCGGTTCGTCCGGTGCGGCACTTTTATGATCAGCCATCCAGTCGCCACCCTGCGCAAATCCTTGCCCATCCCGGCCGCGGAAATGCGGCTGCGGGCAGATGTGGGTTCGGGCGGTCGCCAATCCGGGAAGCCAGTCGCCGTGAGCATCGCCGACGGTCTCAAGATCGCTTTCGACGTCCATCTCTCCGGCGATCTCGAACGGGCGGAGGAATTCTACCGCGCCATCCTCCGGGTCAGTCCGGGCAATCCGATGGCGGCGACGCTGTTGGGGCTGATCCGCTCCCAGCGGACGATGGTCCGCCAGAGCAAGCACAAGACGCTTACGCTCCTGCGCGACCGGGGCTTCCGTCCCGCCACCGTGATCGATGTCGGCGCCCAGACCGGCACCCCGCCGCTCTACGAGGTTTTTCCCGACGCCCACCATGTGCTGATCGAACCGGTGGCCGAGAATGAGTCCGCCCTGCAGGCCCTGTGCGGGCAGCTGCGCAGCGCCGAGTACCGCATCGCCGCCGTCACCAGCCGGGATGGCATGGTCCCGCTGGCGGTTTCCGACGACCGGCTCTACTCCTCCGTCGTTCCGGAGGGCGCGGACGCCCCGCCGGGCCTGCGCAGCGTGCCCGGCGTCTCGCTCGATACGCTGTGTGCCGAAGGCCGCTATGCTGGGCCGATGCTGGTGAAGATCGATGTCGACGGTCTGGAACTGGAGGTTCTGGCCGGGGCGGCCAGCCTGATGCAGCCGGACGCCGTCTTCGTGATCGAGGCGACGGTGGCCGGCAACGATGCCCGCCTGCCTCGCATCATCGACGCCATGGCACCCTACGGTTTCCAGGTCTGGGACATCGTCGATCCGCTTTACCGTCCCAATGACGAACGGATGTGGCAGGTCGATCTGGTGATGGTCCACCGCGACGGTCCCTACGCACCCCTTTGACCCTTATTGGGAGGCCCGCTCGCGCAAGGCGCGTTCCAGGCGGTCGATGGCGCCGTCCCAGGAGCCGGGGCGGTCCTGGCGGAACAGGCGCATGGTCGGATACCAGGGGCTGTCGTCACGGTCCAGCATCCAGCGCCAGTCGGGAGCGAAGGGGACCAGCACCCAGACCGGGACGCCAAGCGCGCCGGCGAGATGGGCGACGGAGGTGTCGACGCAGACCATCAGGTCGAGGCCGGCCATGATGGCGGCGGTGTCTGCGAAGTCGTGGATGTCGGGCGACAGGTTCAGCAGGGGGAAGCCGCCGGGCGGGTTTGCCGCCTGTCCCTCGGTCGGCCCCTTCTGGATGGAGACGAGGCTGACGCCGGGGATGGCGGCCAGCCTTGCGAAGGGCGCCAGCCCGATGGAGCGGTTCTTGTCGTTGCCATGGGTGGGCGATCCGGCCCAGACGATGCCGACCTTCAGCCCGCCTCCGTCCTTTTCCAGCCCCTTCAGCCGCTCGCCCCAGCGCGCCGCCAGATCGGGCTCCGCCGTCAAATAGGGAACGCGGGACGGCACGGTTTCCAGCCGGGTGCCGAACAGGGCCGGCAGGCTCAGCACCGGGATCTGCACGTCGAAGTCGGGCAGCGGCCCGCCGGTCTCCACCGCGATGGTTCCGGGCAGGCGGCGCAGCACCGGCAGCAATGGCCGCTGGCATTCCAGATAGACCGGCTGTCCGCCGGCCATTTGCGACAGCAGCGGCAGGTAACGGACGAACTGCAGCACGTCGCCGAAGCCCTGCTCCCAATAGACCAGCAGCCGCCGCCCCTGCAGCGGCGATCCGTCCCAGCGCGGCTGGACGAAGCTGCGCTGCGGCGAGGGCAGGCGGCCATGCTTCCAGCGCCATTCATAGCCGCGCCAGCCCTGGACGAAATCGCCCAGCAGCAGCCGGACCAGGCTTTCGTTCCAGTAGGCGCCGGCGAATTCCGGGTCCAGCCGGGTCGCCCGCCGGAAGCCCAGCAACGCCTCCCAGAAAACACCCTTGTCCTTCACCGTGGACCCCAAATTGCTGTAGGCCCCGGCATGCTGCGGGTTCAGCGCGATGGCGCGGCGGAAGCATGCCGCCGCCTCGTCCAGCCGGTGGGCCATGCGCAGCATGGCGCCGTGGTTGTTGGCGATCTCCGCATCGTCGGGCGCCAGGGCGAAGGCGCGGGCGAAGATGTCGCTGGCTTCCTCGGGCCGTTTCAGCCGTTCCAGCTGGATACCCAGTTCGTTGAGCAGGGCCGGCTGGTCGGGTTTCAGCCGGATCGCGGCGCGGTAGGCCCGCACCGCCTCATCCGGCCGGCCGAGCCGGACCAGCAGCGCCCCCAGGTTGATCCAGCCGTTCAGCGAGTTCGGCGCCAGGCTCAGGGCGCGGCGGAACAGCGCCACCGCTTCCCAATCGCGGCCGGCGTCCGCGCGCAGCAGTCCCAGATTGTTGACGGCGGGGGCGAACTGGGGGTCGGTGGCGACGATCTCGCCATACAGCCGGGCGGCCTCTCCGGCTTGGCCGCTCTGCTGGAGCCCGAGAGCCGTGGCGAAGGCTTGCTGGATGTTCATGAAAGACCGCATCGCCCCGGTTGAGGACCTGGTTTCGGACAGCATCGGGAACCGGTGCGATCAGTAGCAGAGATGGCCGGTGCTGCAAAGGACCGGCGCCGGCCGGACGGCAGTG is drawn from Azospirillum lipoferum 4B and contains these coding sequences:
- a CDS encoding ParA family protein; translation: MARIISFASTKGGVGKTSLVMALTSELRRREASVLLLDCDPNRHLAEWARRRNDAGVRVLDEITESNVRQTVQENAPSFDYTLIDLAGFGNLTMLYAFSVSDGVLIPTQQSFMDVKETVRTFKVVADSVGVLKHTPASSVVIVRTQAAIESRVDRHARGLLDEHGVPAFRTELIERSLLKEMTYTGHGPGEVNPNSNADLNVRSLTDEFVAFLEASPANPLIPRG
- a CDS encoding tetratricopeptide repeat protein, which translates into the protein MPQASDTTLQDALDAERAGNRETAGTLCLRLLEQAPTGPQAPAAHDALARLLVGQDMAAAAGHALAAWRLTPQDPTRRSNLWQLLTHLGEAGDVGRFQGREDCVGLVALGNALRRDGQALRAERAYRRALELYPEVSFTLSRLACLCAEQHRLEEADALFAQAAERHGGRDAVTRTDPAFLQALRAGPPAAGIRATIQEGAGAASRPLVVYACCDAVYARKFLPTMVRSIAEDSGLDCAIALHLVNPDAEAEATVAALAAAHGADRFIVLRETIDLSPLGDNAKTYYACSRFLVLPDLLVRWQRPVLMLDVDLLAIRDLNPLLATSARSDLGMMSHALKRLDIWSLLYADVLHIRPTTGALRFLDLTRRYIRHFLDRGLPVWFLDQAALAAVHLAGFTAEAAPRLTIYPADIHSSTVMVDGEGRYWTDDSAYFYSVRATGGGQHAVHRLKRRAGTTADVKPG
- a CDS encoding FkbM family methyltransferase — protein: MSIADGLKIAFDVHLSGDLERAEEFYRAILRVSPGNPMAATLLGLIRSQRTMVRQSKHKTLTLLRDRGFRPATVIDVGAQTGTPPLYEVFPDAHHVLIEPVAENESALQALCGQLRSAEYRIAAVTSRDGMVPLAVSDDRLYSSVVPEGADAPPGLRSVPGVSLDTLCAEGRYAGPMLVKIDVDGLELEVLAGAASLMQPDAVFVIEATVAGNDARLPRIIDAMAPYGFQVWDIVDPLYRPNDERMWQVDLVMVHRDGPYAPL
- a CDS encoding tetratricopeptide repeat protein, with amino-acid sequence MNIQQAFATALGLQQSGQAGEAARLYGEIVATDPQFAPAVNNLGLLRADAGRDWEAVALFRRALSLAPNSLNGWINLGALLVRLGRPDEAVRAYRAAIRLKPDQPALLNELGIQLERLKRPEEASDIFARAFALAPDDAEIANNHGAMLRMAHRLDEAAACFRRAIALNPQHAGAYSNLGSTVKDKGVFWEALLGFRRATRLDPEFAGAYWNESLVRLLLGDFVQGWRGYEWRWKHGRLPSPQRSFVQPRWDGSPLQGRRLLVYWEQGFGDVLQFVRYLPLLSQMAGGQPVYLECQRPLLPVLRRLPGTIAVETGGPLPDFDVQIPVLSLPALFGTRLETVPSRVPYLTAEPDLAARWGERLKGLEKDGGGLKVGIVWAGSPTHGNDKNRSIGLAPFARLAAIPGVSLVSIQKGPTEGQAANPPGGFPLLNLSPDIHDFADTAAIMAGLDLMVCVDTSVAHLAGALGVPVWVLVPFAPDWRWMLDRDDSPWYPTMRLFRQDRPGSWDGAIDRLERALRERASQ